From Microcystis aeruginosa NIES-2549, a single genomic window includes:
- a CDS encoding type II toxin-antitoxin system HicB family antitoxin: MSTSNKTKPESLEFYLGLKYPITIYPDDEGGYVSEIKDITRCFTQGETIEETLISKQ; this comes from the coding sequence ATGAGTACAAGTAATAAAACTAAGCCAGAATCATTAGAGTTTTATTTGGGATTAAAATATCCAATAACAATTTATCCTGATGATGAGGGGGGATATGTATCAGAAATTAAGGATATTACGCGATGTTTCACTCAGGGAGAAACCATAGAGGAAACCTTAATCAGTAAACAGTAA
- a CDS encoding glycosyltransferase encodes MSNTLQFLPEVSVIVPIYNGEKDIPSLIDCLAKQTYPRQLVEYILVDNNSGDRTGELLGKAAEEHRGLNLIILSENHIQSSYAARNKGIKSARYPFLAFTDADCRPAAQWLTELVQPFKYTRIGLVAGEIAALTGSTWLEKYAERRHFMSPKFLLEHSFCPYGQTANLAIRREAFEKVGLFRPYLTTGGDADICWRIQQQTDWQLTYAPEAIIYHRHRSTLEDLRSQLKRYGRSNRYLHELYGVELMRPLTNQELFFTLGRWLLKELPKNTLKLLFGKADIVDLLATPLDLIGFQSRSQGQTTAKLPEKAKEIEWL; translated from the coding sequence ATGTCAAATACCCTACAGTTCCTTCCCGAAGTATCCGTGATCGTGCCAATTTATAACGGAGAAAAAGATATACCCTCTCTCATTGATTGTTTAGCCAAACAGACCTATCCCCGTCAATTAGTTGAATATATTTTAGTTGATAATAATAGTGGCGATCGCACGGGAGAATTATTAGGAAAGGCAGCAGAAGAACACAGGGGACTGAACCTGATCATTTTAAGCGAAAATCATATACAAAGCTCCTACGCTGCTCGTAACAAAGGGATCAAAAGCGCTCGTTATCCTTTTCTGGCCTTCACCGATGCCGATTGTCGTCCCGCAGCGCAATGGTTGACAGAACTGGTTCAACCCTTTAAATATACTAGGATCGGTCTGGTAGCGGGTGAAATTGCCGCCTTAACTGGTTCCACTTGGTTGGAAAAGTATGCGGAACGTCGTCACTTTATGTCACCAAAATTTCTTTTAGAACATTCTTTTTGTCCCTACGGTCAAACTGCTAACCTCGCTATTCGTCGAGAAGCTTTTGAAAAAGTTGGTTTATTTCGTCCTTATTTAACTACCGGTGGTGATGCCGATATCTGTTGGCGGATTCAACAACAAACCGACTGGCAATTAACCTACGCACCGGAGGCAATTATTTACCATCGTCATCGTTCCACCTTAGAAGACTTAAGAAGTCAATTAAAACGTTATGGGCGATCAAATCGCTATCTTCATGAATTGTATGGTGTGGAATTGATGCGACCTTTAACCAATCAAGAGTTATTTTTTACTCTCGGTCGTTGGTTATTAAAAGAGCTACCAAAAAATACTCTCAAGTTATTGTTTGGTAAAGCTGATATAGTAGATTTATTGGCTACTCCCCTCGATTTAATTGGGTTTCAGTCCCGCAGCCAAGGACAAACCACGGCTAAATTACCCGAAAAAGCTAAAGAAATCGAATGGCTTTAA
- a CDS encoding serine O-acetyltransferase, whose protein sequence is MKSFFRKLFFYVGILWLSPLIIAFQVANNRELILGDVRRWVELLGWEKRSDWLQLLALCLEAKEFRNLYYCRLFQGGSFSRFLMYILRFFYRESSYLFLDSSCSIGKGLFIQHGFSTIVMADLGDNCWINQQVTIGYKDKSGRPKIGNNVRITAGAKVLGNITIGDNVTVGANSVVVKDVPPNCVVVGIPARIIKRDGVKVDEKL, encoded by the coding sequence ATGAAAAGTTTCTTCCGAAAATTATTTTTCTATGTGGGTATTCTTTGGCTCTCACCCTTAATCATTGCTTTTCAGGTAGCTAATAATCGAGAACTTATCTTAGGTGATGTGCGGCGTTGGGTAGAGTTATTAGGCTGGGAAAAAAGATCAGATTGGTTACAATTATTAGCTCTGTGTCTGGAGGCAAAAGAATTTAGAAATTTATATTATTGTCGTCTTTTTCAAGGTGGTTCATTTAGCCGTTTTTTAATGTATATTCTTAGGTTTTTCTATCGAGAAAGTTCCTACTTATTTCTAGATTCTTCCTGTTCGATTGGCAAAGGATTATTTATTCAACACGGTTTTAGTACGATTGTTATGGCGGATTTGGGCGATAACTGTTGGATTAATCAACAGGTAACAATTGGCTATAAAGATAAAAGCGGCCGCCCCAAAATTGGCAACAATGTCAGGATTACCGCTGGTGCTAAAGTCTTAGGAAATATTACCATCGGCGATAATGTCACCGTGGGCGCAAATTCAGTGGTAGTCAAGGATGTTCCACCTAATTGTGTGGTGGTGGGTATTCCCGCTCGTATTATTAAACGGGACGGCGTTAAAGTAGATGAAAAATTATAA